A genomic stretch from Edaphobacter aggregans includes:
- a CDS encoding DUF2264 domain-containing protein, giving the protein MSSKTLSRMGRRGFLRGGIALGALAGLDLSAETTPIDSGEEDRKFWLQVLTKVTDPVLNAASQRRLKELMPVEAPHGNVSERSQYTYLEAMGRLLSGIAPWLESGSSTGTEGALRSQYADLTRKAIDAGTDPASPDFMNFNKGSQPVVDAAFLALAIVRAPTELWHKLDSRVQKNTIAALQSSRQIRPGYNNWLLFSAMVEAALSVMGAWWDPMRVDYAVRTMNTWYKGDGVYGDGPSFHWDYYNSFVIQPMLLNILDSISKSSTAWESFRPAITVRAQRYAAIQERLIGPDGTFPPIGRSLCYRFGAFHLLAEVALRRVLPEPIAPSQVRSALTTVMRRMLDAPNVFDEKGWLRIGFHGHQPSIAESYISTGSSYLCSAALLPLGLPATDLFWSGRSMPWTSKKTWSGEQVGPDHALEDHSAIMPDREQTN; this is encoded by the coding sequence ATGTCATCAAAGACTCTCTCTCGTATGGGCCGCAGGGGATTTTTACGAGGCGGAATCGCATTGGGCGCTCTCGCTGGTCTTGATCTTTCCGCTGAAACAACACCTATCGACTCCGGCGAAGAGGATCGGAAGTTCTGGCTACAAGTTCTTACCAAGGTAACCGATCCTGTTCTAAACGCAGCCAGTCAGAGACGGTTGAAGGAATTGATGCCGGTGGAGGCTCCGCATGGAAATGTCTCCGAACGGAGTCAATATACTTATCTCGAAGCAATGGGGCGTCTTCTGTCTGGGATTGCGCCGTGGCTCGAATCGGGATCATCCACAGGCACGGAGGGAGCGCTCAGAAGCCAATACGCGGATCTAACGCGCAAAGCGATCGATGCGGGAACGGATCCCGCGTCGCCCGACTTTATGAATTTCAATAAGGGTAGCCAACCCGTTGTGGATGCCGCGTTTCTGGCGCTTGCGATTGTGCGCGCGCCCACCGAACTGTGGCATAAGCTGGATTCCAGGGTTCAAAAAAATACGATTGCCGCGCTCCAGTCTTCCCGGCAGATACGGCCGGGGTACAACAACTGGTTGCTATTTTCTGCAATGGTAGAAGCGGCATTGTCAGTTATGGGTGCATGGTGGGATCCAATGCGCGTTGACTACGCGGTCCGAACCATGAATACCTGGTACAAGGGGGATGGAGTTTACGGCGACGGGCCGTCGTTCCATTGGGATTATTACAACAGCTTTGTCATCCAACCCATGCTGCTGAATATTCTTGACAGCATCTCAAAGTCCTCCACTGCATGGGAATCATTTCGGCCGGCGATAACGGTCCGAGCCCAACGCTACGCGGCCATTCAGGAGCGGCTCATTGGCCCCGATGGGACGTTTCCGCCTATCGGACGATCGCTTTGCTACCGCTTCGGCGCGTTTCATTTGCTCGCTGAGGTAGCGTTGCGGCGAGTCCTTCCTGAGCCGATCGCACCTTCGCAAGTACGATCTGCGTTGACGACCGTGATGCGGAGAATGCTTGATGCGCCCAATGTCTTTGATGAAAAAGGATGGCTCAGGATCGGATTTCATGGTCACCAACCTTCGATCGCTGAATCGTACATATCGACTGGAAGCTCGTATCTGTGCTCTGCCGCATTGCTTCCGCTCGGACTTCCTGCGACCGATCTGTTCTGGAGCGGTCGCTCGATGCCTTGGACATCAAAAAAGACATGGTCGGGCGAGCAGGTCGGACCGGATCACGCGCTGGAAGACCATTCAGCGATCATGCCAGACAGGGAGCAGACAAATTAG
- a CDS encoding TonB-dependent receptor — MYEDAVTQSGISHGRLFQQTHRVSVKALRRSVWAFVVPLVAIAMLLTAPAYAQTLYGTLVGNVTDSTGAAVVGAMVVATDTGTGIAKTVTTDGSGTFRLSDLAAGTYKVSITAKAFASTVGQGIEIQANTERRFDVQLHPATVGQTVMVTAAPPELQTDTANVTSELETTQVQTLVTTAGLNMRNFQSLFVLLPGFSPPGEQHSEAGNPADTMMFNANGVSGSNNSTRIDGVSDIYAWLPEITAYTPSTEAISAVNVVTNSMNAEQGFASGASVNVTTKSGTNRFHGSAWEYNMISALMAKSFFFTPTATNRGLIPKYILNQFGANYGGPIMKNKAFFFGNWERTRRSQALSGFQTVPTSNMLTGNFTGISTVIYDPATGNANGTGRTPFPNNVIPASRISYAAQQMIKLMTADTPNVTGAGLSNNFFGAADGEYTRDNVDTRIDYTPSNKSTVFGRYGFQKANLFDPQTLGTAGGTTFDGGQPGNAPSLVQSIGIGGTYAFRSNLLLDANVGYLRQGMAAKNTDIGTDWGTSYFNIPGTNGSCSLCGGMPRFVFSGGLSNLGNQNNSNPFQFRDNTYVTAANLSWNKGKHSTRYGMEFDRFAINHFQPQNTSGPRGGFNFTGGLTTLTGGAAANGYNSWADFLLGLPQLVQKDTQYLNPATSRESVWAFYAQDQWRATEKLTVNYGIRYEYYPIATRDHSGLDIFNPADGNLYVEGSAGVPASVKVQAGKGMFAPRLGLAYRIDSKTVARAGFGLSTNPDSFRNVLTTYPSVVSQTIQGNTANVSPVVAGVPVTLTTGIPILTAPTLSPSSPSVALGSLGSPAGSLGATTLPLNYRRGYYESYNAALERELPGAIILNATYVGEHIIREVPGININANLAPGQTVAQEPMNALYGITAGITSEIPDGTGHYNALQAQAKHRFAGDSSVAVNYTYSRAINDYGDQSDGESGLFTAMGGPYWRLNRGVAGFDRTHNLQIFGNYMLPFGRGQAFLQTGPAAFILGGWSLSGSLSRESGTPFTVTGSGGSLGPSTSGSSQFADVISKSNMILGGHDSTHPYFNPANFADPSVAEKAASGSSCSAANTAVCRFGTAGLHSLRGPGLTNLSTSVARTFTISDRYSMIFRAEAFNLTNTPQFSNPASSVTASSGFGVISGVTSNSNRELRFSGRINF; from the coding sequence ATGTACGAAGATGCAGTAACCCAGAGTGGCATCAGCCACGGTCGACTCTTTCAGCAAACTCACCGAGTTTCGGTAAAGGCTCTCCGCAGAAGCGTATGGGCTTTCGTCGTGCCGCTCGTAGCGATCGCAATGCTTCTTACGGCCCCAGCCTACGCGCAGACGTTATATGGCACTCTGGTCGGCAACGTAACCGATTCCACCGGAGCAGCAGTTGTAGGCGCCATGGTGGTGGCCACCGATACCGGGACCGGCATTGCAAAGACAGTGACAACCGACGGTTCTGGCACCTTTCGCCTTTCGGATTTGGCGGCGGGTACTTACAAGGTTTCGATAACAGCGAAGGCGTTCGCCAGTACAGTGGGACAGGGGATTGAAATTCAAGCAAATACCGAGCGGCGCTTCGATGTCCAGCTTCATCCAGCAACAGTTGGACAAACGGTTATGGTCACCGCCGCACCTCCCGAGCTCCAGACGGATACCGCGAACGTGACCTCTGAGTTGGAAACGACACAAGTACAGACGCTCGTGACAACTGCAGGATTGAATATGCGCAACTTCCAAAGCTTGTTTGTCCTCCTACCCGGCTTTTCGCCGCCGGGCGAGCAACACTCGGAAGCTGGGAACCCCGCCGATACGATGATGTTCAACGCAAACGGCGTGTCGGGAAGCAACAACAGCACCCGCATTGACGGCGTCAGCGATATCTATGCATGGCTGCCGGAGATCACCGCATATACACCGTCGACCGAGGCGATCTCCGCTGTCAACGTAGTGACCAACAGTATGAACGCCGAGCAGGGATTTGCCTCCGGTGCCTCAGTCAACGTGACGACCAAGTCCGGAACCAACAGATTCCACGGCTCAGCCTGGGAATACAACATGATCAGCGCCCTGATGGCGAAAAGCTTCTTCTTCACGCCGACGGCGACTAACAGAGGCTTGATTCCCAAGTACATCCTGAATCAGTTCGGGGCCAATTACGGCGGCCCGATCATGAAAAATAAGGCCTTCTTCTTCGGGAACTGGGAACGCACGCGGCGCTCGCAGGCGTTAAGCGGCTTCCAGACGGTTCCAACCTCAAACATGCTCACAGGCAATTTCACGGGCATCAGTACCGTCATCTATGACCCCGCTACGGGCAATGCCAATGGTACTGGGCGCACGCCATTCCCGAACAACGTCATTCCCGCAAGCCGCATCTCCTACGCCGCGCAGCAGATGATCAAACTGATGACTGCCGATACACCGAACGTTACCGGCGCCGGGCTCAGCAATAACTTCTTTGGCGCCGCCGACGGCGAGTACACCCGCGACAATGTTGATACTCGCATCGATTACACCCCCAGCAACAAAAGCACAGTCTTCGGGCGCTATGGATTTCAGAAGGCAAACCTCTTTGATCCCCAGACGCTGGGAACGGCAGGCGGAACGACCTTCGACGGCGGCCAGCCCGGCAATGCGCCGAGCCTGGTTCAATCCATCGGAATCGGTGGCACCTATGCCTTCCGGTCCAACCTGCTTCTTGATGCCAACGTCGGCTACCTACGCCAGGGCATGGCCGCCAAGAACACCGACATCGGGACCGATTGGGGAACATCCTACTTCAACATTCCCGGTACCAATGGCAGCTGCAGCCTGTGTGGGGGCATGCCTAGATTCGTATTCAGCGGCGGGCTCTCGAATCTGGGAAATCAAAATAATTCCAATCCCTTTCAATTCAGGGACAACACCTATGTGACCGCCGCCAACCTGAGTTGGAACAAAGGGAAACACTCAACTCGTTACGGCATGGAGTTCGACCGCTTTGCGATTAACCACTTCCAACCGCAGAACACCTCCGGTCCTCGCGGCGGCTTCAACTTCACAGGCGGCCTAACCACGCTCACGGGCGGAGCGGCTGCAAATGGCTACAACTCATGGGCGGATTTTCTGCTCGGCCTCCCGCAGTTGGTTCAAAAGGACACCCAATATCTGAATCCGGCCACGTCTCGCGAGAGCGTCTGGGCATTCTATGCTCAGGATCAGTGGCGGGCGACGGAGAAACTCACGGTCAACTACGGCATCAGGTACGAGTATTATCCGATCGCCACCCGCGACCATTCCGGTCTTGACATCTTCAACCCCGCCGACGGAAACCTCTATGTAGAGGGATCTGCGGGCGTTCCCGCAAGCGTTAAAGTCCAGGCAGGGAAAGGCATGTTTGCGCCGCGCCTTGGCTTGGCCTACCGCATCGACTCCAAGACTGTGGCCCGCGCCGGCTTCGGGTTATCCACTAACCCCGACAGCTTTCGCAATGTGCTGACGACCTATCCGTCGGTGGTTTCGCAGACAATTCAGGGAAACACTGCGAATGTGTCACCCGTTGTCGCCGGAGTACCCGTCACATTGACGACCGGTATTCCGATTTTGACGGCTCCGACGCTGAGCCCAAGCTCACCCTCGGTTGCTCTTGGTTCTCTCGGTTCACCCGCTGGCTCCCTAGGAGCAACTACGCTGCCACTGAATTACCGGCGCGGATACTACGAGAGCTACAACGCGGCATTGGAGCGTGAGCTTCCTGGCGCAATCATCTTGAATGCTACCTACGTCGGCGAACACATCATCCGGGAAGTTCCGGGCATCAACATCAATGCGAACCTGGCGCCGGGCCAAACTGTTGCCCAAGAGCCCATGAACGCGCTGTATGGCATCACGGCTGGAATCACTTCCGAAATACCGGATGGGACCGGACACTACAATGCCCTACAAGCACAGGCAAAGCACAGATTCGCGGGCGACAGCAGCGTCGCAGTGAACTACACGTACTCCCGCGCGATCAACGATTATGGCGATCAATCCGACGGCGAGTCGGGTTTATTTACTGCGATGGGCGGGCCTTATTGGCGTCTCAACCGAGGGGTGGCTGGTTTTGACCGGACACATAACCTTCAGATCTTTGGAAACTATATGCTTCCCTTCGGGAGGGGCCAGGCCTTTCTTCAGACTGGCCCAGCTGCATTCATTCTGGGAGGGTGGTCCTTAAGCGGCTCTTTGAGCCGTGAGAGCGGTACGCCCTTTACGGTCACTGGCAGCGGAGGCTCTCTTGGTCCCAGTACATCTGGCAGCTCGCAATTTGCTGACGTAATCTCCAAGTCGAACATGATTCTTGGCGGCCACGACAGCACCCATCCTTACTTCAATCCTGCAAATTTCGCCGACCCGTCCGTGGCCGAAAAGGCTGCGTCGGGTTCGAGTTGTTCCGCCGCTAATACGGCGGTGTGCCGCTTTGGAACGGCGGGGCTACACTCGCTTCGGGGGCCTGGACTCACCAACCTGAGTACCAGCGTGGCTCGGACCTTCACAATCTCGGATCGGTATAGCATGATCTTCCGCGCCGAGGCATTCAACCTCACCAACACGCCGCAATTTAGCAACCCTGCCTCGAGCGTAACTGCTTCCAGCGGATTCGGAGTCATTTCGGGCGTAACAAGCAACTCCAACCGCGAATTGCGCTTCTCAGGTCGAATAAACTTCTAA
- a CDS encoding family 43 glycosylhydrolase: protein MQNYNAIVSRDFRLHIGISALYLALLTITFCSFTAQAQIVPGAPWNATNGSMIAAHGGGIIKVGSTYYWIGEDDSSGGGFQGINCYSSTDLTTWAFVNDVLPPQSSGDLVSTNLVERPKVLYNSSTGKYVMWVHIYSGDSVGYATSSSVCGTYTYQGSSQPLGNESFDIGSFQDTDGTAYLLSANYDNGIIVYKMSSDYLSPASIVDGVSTWGDREAPAMFKVNGTYFLICSHETGWSSNDDQYSYATSISGPWSALADIATAGTNTWNSQSTFVLPVTGSSGTTYIYLGDRWISGQINQSPYIWLPLTVSGNTLSLPWVNKWTLNVSAGTWTNSSYTSLQTGSNHELVNLNSGLCLSAVGTTEGTVAQGVNCNASTLQQWDLITQGSGYYVTNQDSGYVAEDEGNSKTAGSPVDTWPKNGGSNQEWTFTSDGQGNYTVKNVYSGLCLGVKSAAITSGSPIDEGTCDGDINQMWYQR from the coding sequence ATGCAAAATTACAACGCAATTGTTAGCCGGGACTTCCGGCTTCATATCGGGATTAGCGCCCTCTATTTGGCGCTGCTAACCATCACCTTCTGCTCCTTCACCGCTCAAGCGCAGATCGTTCCGGGAGCACCTTGGAACGCGACCAATGGAAGCATGATCGCGGCCCACGGCGGCGGCATCATCAAAGTAGGCAGCACCTATTATTGGATTGGCGAAGACGATAGCAGCGGTGGCGGATTTCAGGGTATCAACTGTTACTCGTCCACCGATCTAACCACCTGGGCCTTTGTCAATGATGTTCTCCCTCCGCAATCTTCAGGCGATCTGGTGTCTACCAACCTGGTAGAGCGGCCAAAGGTTCTGTACAACTCCTCAACCGGCAAATATGTCATGTGGGTGCACATCTATTCAGGCGATTCAGTCGGCTACGCCACAAGTTCCAGTGTTTGCGGAACCTACACCTATCAGGGTTCCTCGCAGCCGCTCGGCAACGAAAGCTTCGATATCGGGAGCTTCCAGGATACGGATGGAACAGCGTATCTCCTTAGCGCGAACTACGACAACGGGATCATCGTCTATAAGATGTCCTCCGACTATTTATCTCCGGCCAGCATCGTTGATGGTGTGTCGACATGGGGTGATAGAGAGGCTCCGGCGATGTTCAAGGTCAACGGGACCTACTTTCTCATATGCTCACATGAAACCGGTTGGAGTTCGAATGATGATCAGTATTCCTATGCGACGTCCATAAGCGGGCCCTGGTCTGCACTGGCGGATATTGCCACCGCGGGTACAAACACGTGGAATTCGCAATCGACGTTTGTCCTGCCGGTGACCGGCTCCAGCGGAACCACCTACATCTATTTGGGAGATCGCTGGATTTCAGGTCAAATCAACCAATCACCCTACATCTGGCTGCCACTGACCGTCTCCGGCAACACGCTCTCCCTGCCTTGGGTCAACAAGTGGACGCTGAATGTTTCCGCTGGAACATGGACGAATTCCTCCTATACCTCGCTTCAAACTGGTTCTAACCATGAACTTGTGAACCTGAACTCCGGACTGTGCTTGAGCGCGGTGGGCACCACCGAGGGAACAGTAGCACAAGGTGTCAATTGCAATGCCAGCACCCTCCAGCAATGGGATCTCATCACCCAAGGCAGCGGTTACTACGTGACCAACCAAGACAGCGGCTACGTTGCGGAAGACGAGGGCAACTCGAAAACCGCCGGCAGCCCAGTCGACACCTGGCCAAAGAATGGCGGCTCCAACCAGGAGTGGACGTTCACGAGCGACGGGCAGGGGAATTACACAGTCAAGAACGTGTATAGCGGTTTGTGTCTCGGAGTCAAAAGCGCGGCAATCACTTCCGGTTCACCGATCGATGAAGGCACCTGCGATGGCGACATCAACCAAATGTGGTATCAACGATAA
- a CDS encoding site-specific integrase, with protein MRAATGRTGQSAKGQGHWAIDLVGKGDHVRTVTMPIWVKSTVDRWMAAAAVTEGRVFRAVSRHGTSWGRGTSGNDIWYVVRSCAQRIELDHLAPQDLRRTCAKLCRVAGSELEQIQFLLGHASVLTTERYFGCMQNLEEPVNDRFGSLLAP; from the coding sequence ATGCGGGCTGCGACGGGCAGAACTGGCCAGTCTGCGAAAGGGCAGGGGCACTGGGCCATCGATCTGGTGGGCAAAGGCGATCACGTCCGCACGGTTACTATGCCGATTTGGGTAAAGAGTACGGTTGACAGGTGGATGGCGGCAGCGGCGGTGACGGAGGGCAGAGTGTTCAGAGCGGTCAGCCGACATGGAACTTCATGGGGACGAGGAACCTCTGGGAATGATATCTGGTATGTCGTTCGAAGCTGTGCCCAGCGGATTGAGCTTGATCACCTTGCTCCCCAGGATCTTCGACGGACCTGTGCAAAGCTCTGCCGCGTAGCGGGAAGTGAACTGGAGCAGATCCAGTTTCTTCTTGGACATGCCTCAGTTTTGACGACCGAGCGATACTTTGGATGTATGCAGAATCTAGAAGAGCCAGTAAATGACCGGTTCGGATCTCTGCTCGCCCCATAA
- a CDS encoding glycosyltransferase family 2 protein produces the protein MDTLGPLYGTEGVLLDGFVEKKFAWDSHLADKCNGLRPYQEPWIGILHNPPNLPRRFNVNHQAPEEILQTQSWHESMHYCRGLFTLSRYLKEWLQPLVPVSVCNLLHPTETPQNRFSAQKYLLNRERQLVQIGWWLRRFSSLYSLQLTQLKKTFLNLGDAWIDTVDHGELNFVVDKTKLESVQIISYLSNDEYDELISKNIVFLDLYASSANNVIVECIARATPILVNPLPAVVEYLGHDYPLYFETLEEAAWKAENEALVLATHEYLKGWAIREKLTRDHFLEAFVSSEIYRQLPSPSRNAGDTGALPAVNSVCAECKVSGVAQLIDDPLVQALQLGWDRALAGDGQERANWRVVEGDEWSWQQNAVCARSNGSDWSAYEYSRCDTQALRALKNFVIEVTISGSAEAAGLSFGPYKDFLTELSPQMDRHRLQLEVDGITDSWSFRIDGQLAERSQWNSAVRNTADLVAGTLTLKVRGANCVAFHDLAIHTLQKSCELSVIITCYRFAQRLRLSLRNWVHQSLGSGALEILVINPSSPDGTHELLAAVSSSYPHVRVREVPTISALATNKGAMINRALEVSRGQWIWLTDADCLFSPTAAAVTLDKIAGRNQRLFYGERRYLSNAQTNALLSGRLDGLSQFDLLASSAVFNTDPGGPGNGPWGYTQIMDRSTAKAVRYRDDLNYFAHSDSQFAEGCERQGISPEKVEGLFCLHLDHPFSWYGTNMFL, from the coding sequence ATGGACACTCTCGGCCCACTATATGGCACTGAAGGTGTACTCCTTGATGGTTTCGTCGAGAAGAAATTTGCGTGGGATTCCCATCTCGCCGACAAATGCAACGGGCTGAGGCCCTATCAGGAGCCATGGATTGGAATCCTCCATAATCCCCCAAATCTGCCGCGCCGGTTCAATGTGAACCACCAAGCGCCGGAAGAAATTCTCCAAACGCAATCGTGGCACGAAAGCATGCATTACTGCAGGGGATTGTTCACCCTTTCCAGATACCTCAAAGAGTGGCTTCAGCCTCTGGTTCCCGTTTCGGTCTGCAACCTATTGCACCCCACGGAAACGCCCCAGAATCGATTCAGTGCGCAGAAGTATTTGCTGAACAGAGAGAGACAACTCGTTCAGATTGGTTGGTGGCTGAGAAGATTCAGCTCTCTTTATAGCCTGCAGCTGACGCAACTCAAAAAGACTTTCCTTAATCTAGGAGATGCGTGGATAGACACTGTGGATCACGGAGAACTCAATTTTGTCGTAGACAAAACCAAACTTGAGTCAGTCCAGATCATTTCCTATCTGAGCAACGATGAGTACGACGAGCTCATTTCCAAAAACATTGTGTTCCTGGATCTCTACGCCAGCAGCGCCAACAATGTCATCGTCGAGTGCATCGCACGCGCCACACCAATATTAGTCAACCCCCTACCGGCCGTTGTTGAGTATTTGGGGCATGACTATCCCCTCTATTTCGAGACCCTTGAGGAAGCAGCCTGGAAGGCAGAAAATGAGGCCCTTGTTCTCGCTACCCACGAATATTTGAAGGGATGGGCAATACGCGAAAAGCTAACAAGAGACCATTTTCTTGAAGCGTTCGTCAGCTCCGAAATCTATCGGCAGTTACCTTCTCCATCTCGCAACGCCGGAGATACCGGCGCTCTACCCGCAGTAAACTCTGTCTGCGCAGAATGCAAGGTCTCGGGTGTGGCGCAGTTAATCGACGATCCGCTGGTGCAGGCATTGCAGTTGGGGTGGGATCGAGCACTGGCAGGCGACGGACAAGAGCGCGCCAACTGGCGAGTGGTCGAGGGAGACGAATGGTCCTGGCAGCAGAACGCAGTATGCGCCAGGAGCAATGGCTCGGACTGGTCTGCCTACGAATACTCTCGATGTGACACCCAGGCACTGAGAGCTCTGAAGAATTTTGTTATCGAGGTGACTATCAGCGGGAGCGCCGAGGCGGCAGGCCTGAGCTTCGGTCCATACAAGGACTTTCTGACAGAATTGAGCCCCCAGATGGATCGGCACCGTCTCCAATTGGAGGTGGACGGCATAACCGACAGTTGGTCCTTTCGCATTGATGGACAGTTGGCAGAGCGTTCGCAGTGGAATTCAGCTGTGCGTAATACCGCAGATCTGGTCGCTGGAACCTTGACCTTAAAGGTGCGTGGGGCAAACTGTGTTGCTTTCCACGATTTGGCTATCCACACTCTTCAAAAGTCCTGCGAACTTTCTGTGATCATTACCTGCTACCGCTTTGCGCAGCGACTGCGGTTAAGTCTTCGAAATTGGGTACACCAAAGCCTAGGTTCCGGTGCCCTCGAAATTTTGGTGATCAATCCGAGCAGCCCCGATGGCACTCACGAGCTCTTGGCTGCCGTCTCAAGCAGCTATCCGCATGTTCGCGTACGGGAAGTACCAACGATATCGGCTCTGGCCACAAACAAGGGCGCAATGATCAATCGTGCGTTGGAAGTAAGCCGCGGCCAATGGATCTGGCTGACGGATGCTGACTGTCTATTTTCACCGACCGCTGCGGCGGTGACTCTGGATAAAATCGCAGGGCGAAACCAACGGCTATTTTATGGCGAGCGCAGATACCTTTCTAACGCGCAGACGAATGCACTGCTGTCGGGGCGGCTCGACGGACTCTCCCAGTTCGATCTGTTAGCTTCCAGCGCTGTCTTTAATACAGATCCCGGAGGACCTGGAAATGGCCCTTGGGGGTACACGCAGATTATGGATCGCTCGACCGCCAAAGCCGTCCGATATCGGGACGATCTTAACTATTTTGCGCACAGTGACAGCCAGTTCGCCGAGGGCTGCGAGCGACAAGGTATATCGCCCGAAAAAGTCGAAGGACTCTTCTGCCTCCATCTCGATCATCCGTTTTCATGGTATGGCACCAACATGTTTCTATAG
- a CDS encoding aldo/keto reductase encodes MQKSTLGKSGLEVSALGLGCMGLSFGLGPATEKSEAIKLIRAAVERGVTFFDTAEVYGPFINEEVVGEALAPFRKEVVIATKFGFEPDPNNDGKWTATNSRPNHIKQVVEASLKRLQTDTIDLLYQHRVDKNTPIEETAGAVKDLIQAGKVKHFGLSEAGAKTIRRAHAVQPVTALQSEYSLFWREPEDSVMPTLEELGIGFVPFSPLGKGFLTGKIDASTKFDSTDFRAIVPRFSEENRKANQALVEIITRFAEQKKATPAQIALAWLLAKKPWIVPIPGTTKLSRLEENLGGATIELTAGDVRTLEEASSAVKVEGERYPATHAKLIDR; translated from the coding sequence ATGCAAAAGAGCACACTAGGAAAAAGCGGCCTCGAAGTCTCAGCACTCGGCCTCGGTTGCATGGGCTTGAGCTTCGGCCTGGGGCCCGCCACGGAAAAGTCAGAAGCCATCAAGCTCATCCGCGCCGCTGTTGAGAGAGGTGTCACCTTCTTTGACACCGCCGAAGTCTACGGGCCCTTTATCAACGAAGAAGTCGTCGGAGAAGCCCTTGCTCCATTCCGCAAAGAAGTCGTCATCGCCACCAAGTTCGGTTTTGAGCCCGATCCTAATAATGATGGCAAGTGGACTGCAACCAACAGCCGTCCCAACCACATCAAGCAGGTCGTCGAAGCTTCGCTCAAGCGTCTGCAAACCGACACCATCGACCTCCTCTACCAACACCGCGTCGACAAGAACACGCCCATCGAAGAGACTGCCGGGGCCGTCAAAGACCTCATTCAGGCAGGCAAGGTAAAGCACTTCGGCCTCTCCGAAGCCGGCGCAAAAACTATCCGCCGCGCCCACGCCGTGCAGCCCGTCACTGCGTTACAGAGCGAATACTCTCTCTTCTGGCGCGAGCCCGAGGATTCCGTGATGCCCACCCTCGAAGAACTGGGCATCGGCTTCGTCCCCTTCAGCCCGCTCGGCAAAGGCTTCCTCACCGGCAAAATTGACGCATCCACCAAGTTCGACAGCACCGACTTTCGCGCTATCGTGCCGCGTTTCAGTGAGGAAAATCGCAAAGCAAATCAGGCGCTCGTCGAGATAATCACCAGGTTCGCAGAGCAGAAAAAAGCCACGCCCGCGCAGATCGCTCTCGCATGGCTGCTTGCCAAGAAGCCATGGATCGTTCCGATTCCAGGCACAACCAAGCTCTCGCGACTTGAAGAAAATCTCGGCGGTGCAACCATCGAACTCACAGCGGGAGACGTGCGGACGCTCGAAGAAGCCTCCTCTGCAGTCAAGGTCGAAGGCGAGCGCTACCCCGCAACGCATGCGAAGCTGATCGATCGCTAA
- a CDS encoding LysR family transcriptional regulator → MKNDLGELSAFAMVAEERSFTRAAAHLGISQSALSHSIRGLERRLGLQLLARTTRSVSPTAAGTALLQELGPALERIERAVAEVRKQRETPSGRIRLIIPRTATKAVILPKLAQFVRSYPEIVLEVTSSNDPVDLVAGEYDAGVQLGEFIQRDMIAVRVTREMRLAVVGSPKYFELNDVPRHPQDLRDHACIGFRFNNGLYRWEFEKGRKALTVSPQGPASFDDPDLVVQAVLDGVGIGTAMEEGLKGLISEGRLIQVLKDWCPSFPGYFLYYPSRRNQPAALAALIDALRLD, encoded by the coding sequence ATGAAGAATGATTTAGGAGAACTTTCGGCCTTTGCCATGGTGGCGGAAGAGCGTAGCTTCACACGCGCCGCCGCACACCTAGGCATTTCGCAATCCGCGCTGAGCCATTCGATTCGCGGACTCGAGAGAAGGTTGGGACTCCAGTTACTCGCGCGAACAACGCGAAGCGTCTCCCCGACTGCGGCGGGCACAGCGCTTCTCCAGGAACTCGGACCAGCTCTGGAGCGGATCGAGCGAGCGGTTGCGGAGGTTCGAAAGCAGAGGGAGACTCCATCCGGTCGCATCCGGCTCATCATCCCGCGAACAGCGACTAAAGCGGTGATTCTGCCGAAGCTGGCTCAGTTTGTCCGCTCCTATCCGGAAATCGTGCTGGAGGTCACTTCTTCCAATGATCCCGTCGATCTTGTGGCAGGAGAGTACGACGCAGGTGTGCAACTGGGTGAATTCATTCAGAGGGACATGATTGCTGTCCGAGTGACGAGAGAGATGCGCCTTGCGGTTGTAGGCTCGCCGAAGTATTTCGAGTTAAACGATGTCCCGCGACATCCGCAGGATCTGAGAGATCACGCCTGCATTGGCTTTCGTTTCAACAACGGTCTCTACCGGTGGGAGTTCGAGAAAGGACGGAAGGCGCTTACAGTCAGCCCTCAGGGACCCGCATCCTTCGACGATCCTGATCTTGTCGTACAAGCGGTGCTGGACGGTGTGGGCATCGGAACTGCGATGGAAGAGGGCCTTAAGGGCTTAATTTCAGAAGGACGCTTGATTCAAGTCCTGAAAGACTGGTGTCCATCTTTTCCCGGATATTTTCTCTACTATCCCAGCCGTCGGAATCAGCCTGCCGCTCTGGCCGCGCTTATTGATGCCCTTCGGCTGGATTAG